The following coding sequences are from one Thermoflexus sp. window:
- a CDS encoding single-stranded DNA-binding protein, which produces MYHKLIIAGHLGTDPEMRYTPEGTPVTSFRMASNIRYRDASGEQREETIWFRVSVFGRQAEIANQYLQKGRPVLVEGRLRPDPQTGNPRIFRRSDGTAGAVYEVRADRIVFIGPRPAEAPPAVEAEEPVLEEPGSIEEEEIPF; this is translated from the coding sequence ATGTATCACAAACTGATCATCGCGGGCCATCTGGGGACGGATCCCGAGATGCGCTACACGCCGGAGGGGACGCCCGTGACATCGTTCCGGATGGCCAGCAATATCCGGTATCGGGATGCCAGCGGTGAGCAACGGGAGGAGACCATCTGGTTCCGGGTCTCCGTCTTCGGACGGCAGGCGGAGATCGCCAATCAGTATCTGCAGAAGGGACGCCCGGTGCTGGTGGAAGGCCGGCTGCGGCCGGATCCGCAAACGGGCAACCCGCGGATCTTCCGCCGTTCGGATGGGACAGCGGGGGCGGTCTATGAGGTGCGGGCGGACCGCATCGTGTTCATCGGGCCGCGGCCTGCGGAAGCTCCACCTGCCGTGGAGGCGGAGGAGCCTGTGCTGGAGGAGCCCGGATCCATCGAGGAGGAGGAGATCCCGTTCTGA
- the dnaN gene encoding DNA polymerase III subunit beta, translating to MNVTIAQSAFERALSVAGRAVPSRATLPTLTHVLLQAEPGRLKVAGTDLNLAIITWEEALVSEPGGITVPAKPLADFIGALPDEPIHLRVHRETWTLHIVCGSYETAMKGLDPEEYPILPDIEGDGFALDPEDFRQAIDQVTFAAATDETRPILTGVLIRREEGPAGGATVLTMAAADGYRLSVKTMPALRAPEGPFSVIVPASTLEEVGRLLKGETEPVSMMALRGRNQVGFRLSRAAVLSQLIEGQFPDFQAIIPKRWETRVEISREALLKACKALSVFARETSNAVRLVITPGEGNRPGQVLLQSRSPEKGETRVAIDALVEGNRLEIAFNVRFLMDVLEAIEGDRVAFEMTSPQSPVKVLSVGDPSFVHVVMPMFL from the coding sequence ATGAACGTGACCATTGCGCAATCGGCTTTCGAGCGGGCCCTTTCGGTGGCCGGCCGGGCAGTCCCTTCGCGGGCGACCCTCCCCACATTAACCCATGTGTTGCTTCAGGCCGAGCCCGGGCGCTTAAAGGTGGCGGGAACGGATTTGAATCTGGCTATCATAACATGGGAAGAGGCGCTCGTCTCGGAGCCCGGTGGCATCACGGTTCCTGCCAAGCCTCTGGCGGACTTCATCGGCGCCCTTCCGGATGAGCCTATCCATCTCCGGGTCCACCGCGAAACATGGACGCTTCACATCGTTTGTGGATCCTATGAAACGGCGATGAAAGGGCTGGACCCGGAGGAATATCCGATTCTGCCGGACATCGAGGGGGATGGCTTTGCGCTGGATCCAGAGGACTTCCGGCAGGCGATCGATCAGGTGACCTTCGCGGCCGCCACCGATGAAACCCGCCCCATCCTGACCGGTGTGCTGATCCGTCGGGAGGAAGGACCAGCGGGGGGTGCGACGGTTCTGACGATGGCGGCTGCGGATGGCTACCGCCTCTCGGTCAAGACCATGCCGGCCCTGCGCGCCCCGGAGGGCCCCTTCTCGGTGATCGTCCCGGCGAGCACTCTCGAGGAGGTGGGCCGCTTGCTGAAAGGTGAGACCGAGCCGGTGTCGATGATGGCCCTCCGCGGGCGGAATCAGGTGGGCTTTCGCCTCAGCCGGGCGGCTGTGCTTTCCCAGCTGATTGAAGGCCAGTTTCCAGACTTCCAGGCCATCATCCCGAAGCGCTGGGAGACCCGCGTCGAGATCTCCCGGGAAGCCTTGTTGAAGGCCTGCAAGGCGCTCAGCGTGTTCGCCCGTGAGACTTCGAACGCGGTCCGGCTGGTGATCACCCCCGGGGAGGGGAATCGGCCAGGTCAGGTTCTTCTGCAATCCCGATCGCCGGAAAAAGGGGAAACCCGCGTGGCTATAGATGCGCTGGTGGAGGGGAACCGTCTGGAGATCGCGTTCAATGTTCGATTCCTGATGGATGTGCTGGAGGCCATCGAGGGGGATCGGGTGGCGTTCGAGATGACCTCACCGCAGTCGCCGGTTAAGGTCCTGTCGGTGGGGGATCCGTCGTTTGTGCATGTGGTGATGCCGATGTTCCTGTAG
- a CDS encoding arsenate reductase ArsC, protein MGRRKWRILVLCTGNAARSQMAEGLIRAALGDRVEVFSAGTHPAGYVHPMAIRAMREIGIDISGQRSKSLAEFLGQPFDLVLTVCDDAAEECPVWPGQGERMHIGYPDPGRRAWDEEGMLEEFREVRDRMRAELLSILRRWIEQQEEEDV, encoded by the coding sequence ATGGGCCGGCGGAAATGGCGGATTCTGGTCCTGTGCACCGGGAACGCGGCCCGGAGCCAGATGGCGGAGGGGCTGATCCGCGCCGCCCTGGGGGACCGGGTGGAGGTCTTCTCCGCCGGGACCCATCCGGCCGGCTATGTGCATCCAATGGCGATCCGGGCCATGCGGGAGATCGGGATCGACATCTCCGGCCAGCGCAGCAAATCGCTGGCCGAGTTCCTGGGCCAGCCCTTCGATCTGGTCCTGACCGTATGCGATGATGCCGCGGAGGAATGCCCGGTCTGGCCCGGGCAGGGCGAGCGCATGCATATCGGCTATCCGGATCCCGGGAGGCGGGCCTGGGACGAGGAGGGGATGCTGGAGGAGTTCCGCGAGGTGCGGGATCGGATGCGGGCGGAGTTGTTGTCGATCCTCCGGCGCTGGATCGAACAGCAGGAGGAAGAGGATGTTTGA
- a CDS encoding glycerate kinase, giving the protein MRILHAALGAVDPSAAVRRHVRREGTQLIVGEQRLDLNQYRHVFVLALGKAAYPMAYALQVLLGSRLDRGVLVTKYGHLSAALDERWVVIEAGHPVPDENSVRGAQALAALAEQAGPEDLILCALSGGGSALATWPVEGISLSDLQAVTDLLLRAGATIHELNAVRKHLDRIKGGGLARFAFPATVLTLVLSDVVGDDLSVIASGPMAPDPSTFNDAWRVLNRYGLLERVPLPVRTRLEAGLHGRIPETPKPGDEIFHRVSHVIVASNRLAAQAALEEATRMGYHVFLLSTFVEGEAREVARVIAAIAKEIATTGRPVPRPACVVWGGETTVTVRGSGRGGRNQELVLSAAIALQGWPEVVVASMGTDGIDGPTDAAGAIADGESIRRADLLGLDAMAHLNANDAYAFFDALGDLIRTGPTGTNVNDIGVVLVGLP; this is encoded by the coding sequence ATGCGGATCCTCCATGCCGCGCTGGGGGCGGTGGATCCCAGCGCGGCTGTGCGACGCCATGTCCGTCGGGAGGGGACGCAGCTGATCGTCGGGGAACAGCGCCTCGATCTGAATCAGTATCGCCATGTGTTCGTGCTGGCGCTGGGCAAGGCCGCCTATCCCATGGCCTATGCGCTCCAGGTATTGCTGGGCAGCCGGCTGGATCGGGGCGTGCTGGTGACCAAATACGGGCATCTGTCTGCAGCGCTGGATGAGCGCTGGGTGGTGATCGAGGCGGGGCATCCTGTGCCTGACGAGAACAGCGTCCGAGGGGCCCAGGCCCTGGCCGCTCTGGCGGAGCAGGCTGGGCCGGAAGATCTGATCCTCTGCGCCCTCAGCGGCGGGGGCTCCGCGCTGGCCACCTGGCCGGTGGAGGGAATCAGCCTGAGCGATCTCCAGGCGGTGACGGATCTCCTGTTGCGCGCGGGCGCAACGATCCACGAGCTCAATGCCGTTCGTAAGCACCTCGATCGGATCAAAGGGGGAGGGCTGGCCCGTTTCGCTTTCCCGGCTACGGTGCTGACCCTTGTGCTTTCCGATGTGGTGGGGGATGACCTATCGGTTATCGCCTCAGGGCCGATGGCACCGGACCCCTCCACATTCAATGACGCCTGGCGAGTGCTGAACCGTTATGGCCTGCTGGAACGGGTTCCGCTCCCGGTGCGCACACGTCTGGAGGCCGGGCTGCACGGGAGGATTCCCGAAACCCCCAAGCCGGGCGATGAGATCTTCCATCGGGTTTCCCATGTGATTGTGGCCAGCAATCGCCTGGCCGCCCAGGCAGCCCTGGAAGAGGCCACGCGCATGGGGTATCACGTGTTCCTGCTCTCCACTTTTGTGGAGGGGGAAGCCCGGGAGGTCGCTCGGGTGATCGCCGCTATCGCCAAGGAAATCGCAACGACCGGACGGCCGGTCCCTCGCCCTGCGTGTGTGGTGTGGGGTGGGGAAACCACCGTGACCGTGCGAGGAAGCGGGCGAGGGGGGCGGAACCAGGAGCTGGTGCTATCGGCCGCTATCGCCCTGCAGGGCTGGCCTGAGGTGGTGGTGGCCTCCATGGGAACGGACGGCATCGATGGACCCACAGATGCCGCCGGTGCCATCGCCGATGGGGAGAGCATCCGTCGCGCTGATCTTCTGGGCCTGGATGCGATGGCTCATCTGAACGCCAATGATGCCTATGCGTTCTTCGATGCCCTCGGCGATCTCATCCGCACGGGTCCCACAGGAACCAATGTCAATGACATCGGTGTGGTGCTGGTGGGACTGCCGTAA
- the mobB gene encoding molybdopterin-guanine dinucleotide biosynthesis protein B has product MSSAFPPVICIVGRSGSGKTTVLEGLVRIFRGWGLRVGTIKHDPHGEMQWDQPGKDTWRHREAGAELVLGLTPHWLWLSRRLSHPLTLSELLRECGGLDLVLAEGFKAEAAPKVEVVRQETGLDLLEGLQERWAVVSDLPMDPSVPCFRFEELEALAVFLAQRLGLRRAR; this is encoded by the coding sequence ATGTCTTCAGCGTTTCCGCCCGTGATTTGCATTGTCGGGCGCTCCGGATCGGGGAAGACCACGGTGCTGGAAGGTCTGGTGCGGATCTTCCGGGGATGGGGACTGCGGGTGGGCACGATCAAGCATGATCCCCATGGGGAGATGCAGTGGGATCAGCCCGGAAAAGACACCTGGCGTCACCGGGAGGCGGGCGCCGAGCTCGTTCTGGGCCTCACTCCCCACTGGCTCTGGCTATCCCGACGGTTGAGCCATCCGCTGACGTTGTCAGAGCTCTTAAGGGAATGTGGCGGACTGGATCTGGTGCTGGCGGAGGGATTTAAAGCCGAGGCAGCACCGAAAGTCGAGGTGGTCCGCCAGGAAACCGGTCTGGATCTCCTGGAAGGATTGCAGGAGCGGTGGGCGGTGGTCTCCGATCTCCCCATGGATCCCAGCGTTCCGTGCTTCCGGTTTGAGGAGCTCGAGGCGCTGGCCGTCTTCCTGGCGCAACGCCTGGGGCTCCGGCGGGCGCGCTGA
- the phoU gene encoding phosphate signaling complex protein PhoU, whose product MQARVMLERDLSAIRQDVLRLGGMVEQAIDRCIEALKRLDVEMAREIIAFDEEINRMRYQIEEACLETIATQQPMASDLRAIVAAMFCATNLERMGDHAKSIAKLTIEMADEPLLKPLIDIPRMAQIAKEMLRQVLEAYVEHDPEKARAAVARDDEVDALDEQVYRELITYMMQDPRTIFRATRLLWISHNLERIADRVTNIAERVIFMVTGELQELN is encoded by the coding sequence ATGCAAGCTCGCGTGATGCTGGAGCGCGATCTGAGTGCCATCCGGCAGGATGTGCTGCGATTGGGCGGGATGGTGGAGCAGGCGATCGATCGCTGCATTGAGGCCCTGAAGCGGCTGGATGTGGAGATGGCCCGGGAGATCATCGCCTTCGATGAGGAGATCAACCGCATGCGCTATCAGATCGAAGAGGCATGCCTGGAGACCATCGCCACCCAGCAGCCCATGGCCAGCGATCTGAGGGCGATTGTTGCGGCGATGTTCTGCGCCACCAATCTGGAGCGCATGGGCGATCACGCCAAAAGCATCGCCAAGCTGACGATCGAGATGGCGGACGAGCCCCTGCTCAAGCCGCTCATCGATATCCCTCGCATGGCCCAGATCGCCAAGGAGATGCTGCGGCAGGTCCTGGAGGCCTATGTGGAGCATGACCCGGAGAAAGCCCGCGCTGCGGTCGCCCGGGATGACGAAGTGGACGCCCTGGATGAGCAGGTCTACCGGGAGCTGATCACGTATATGATGCAGGATCCGCGAACGATCTTCCGGGCGACCCGCCTGCTCTGGATCTCCCACAACCTGGAGCGCATCGCGGACCGGGTGACCAACATCGCCGAGCGGGTGATCTTCATGGTCACTGGAGAATTGCAGGAGTTAAATTAA